One region of Immundisolibacter sp. genomic DNA includes:
- a CDS encoding glycerophosphodiester phosphodiesterase family protein, giving the protein MEKTLFSRFTGALFAAGCLVSAALHAAGPADDHQGPLSAFGKPDLRASVQVGPRPFYLVAGMDEGALKSKLQRCADGPFRRTDFSIGHRGAGLQIPEHTQESYEAAARMGAGIVECDVTFTSDGALVCRHAECDLHTTTNIVATDLNSKCSVPYSGPGSSPKCCTSDITLAEFRTLTGKMDASNPAAPDAQGFLGGTADWRTNLYTGRGTLMTLDESIALNQRLGVKHTPELKGGDPARIAAVFGGQAQYAQALIDHLQAAGVSPRDVWPQSFDLADVLYWIRNAPAYGRQAVYLVDYDPAARDTVPPLPRATLESLKAQGVKIIAPPIPALLAVDAEGRIVPSALANELKRLKFDIITWTFERSDLRQGASKAGFYYAFDPEGRAIAKDSDMYKALDVLAKRVGVLGIFSDWPGTVTYYANCMGL; this is encoded by the coding sequence ATGGAAAAGACACTGTTTTCTCGATTCACGGGCGCGCTGTTTGCGGCCGGCTGCCTGGTCAGCGCCGCGCTGCATGCTGCCGGGCCGGCTGATGACCATCAGGGCCCGCTGTCGGCGTTCGGCAAGCCGGACCTGCGTGCCAGCGTTCAGGTGGGGCCGCGACCGTTCTATCTGGTAGCAGGCATGGACGAGGGCGCCCTGAAGTCGAAGTTGCAGCGCTGTGCGGACGGGCCGTTCCGGCGCACTGATTTCTCGATCGGCCATCGCGGTGCGGGGCTGCAGATCCCGGAACACACGCAGGAATCGTATGAGGCCGCTGCCCGGATGGGCGCCGGCATCGTCGAATGCGATGTGACGTTCACCAGCGATGGCGCGCTGGTGTGCCGCCACGCCGAGTGCGACCTGCACACGACGACCAACATCGTTGCCACCGATCTGAACAGCAAGTGCTCGGTGCCGTACAGCGGGCCTGGCTCGTCGCCGAAGTGCTGTACCAGCGACATCACGCTGGCCGAGTTCCGGACGCTCACGGGCAAGATGGACGCCAGCAACCCGGCGGCGCCGGATGCGCAGGGCTTCCTGGGCGGTACTGCCGACTGGCGCACGAACCTGTACACCGGGCGCGGCACCTTGATGACGCTGGACGAGAGCATCGCGCTGAATCAGCGGCTGGGCGTCAAGCACACGCCGGAATTGAAGGGCGGCGATCCGGCGCGCATCGCGGCCGTGTTCGGCGGCCAGGCGCAGTACGCGCAGGCGTTGATCGACCACCTGCAGGCGGCGGGTGTCAGCCCGCGTGACGTCTGGCCGCAGTCGTTCGACCTGGCCGACGTGCTGTACTGGATCCGCAACGCGCCGGCCTACGGCCGCCAGGCGGTGTACCTGGTGGACTACGATCCGGCGGCACGCGACACGGTGCCGCCGCTGCCGCGGGCCACGCTCGAATCGCTCAAGGCCCAGGGCGTGAAGATCATCGCCCCGCCGATTCCTGCCCTGCTGGCGGTGGATGCCGAAGGCCGCATCGTGCCGTCGGCACTGGCGAACGAGCTCAAGCGGCTCAAGTTCGACATCATCACCTGGACTTTCGAGCGCTCGGACCTGCGCCAGGGCGCGTCGAAAGCGGGTTTCTACTACGCCTTCGATCCCGAGGGCCGGGCGATCGCCAAGGACAGCGACATGTACAAGGCGCTCGACGTGCTGGCCAAGCGCGTAGGCGTGCTGGGCATTTTCTCCGACTGGCCGGGCACGGTGACCTATTACGCCAACTGCATGGGTCTTTGA
- a CDS encoding LLM class flavin-dependent oxidoreductase, giving the protein MKFGLFYEMQGAADRSDAELYQEHLDQFCLADELGYDCLWLAELHFQRAYSILPAPLLLAAAASQVTKRIRLGMGISVLPINQPLRLAEELATLDILSGGRVDWGIGRGHPMTGIYDHFNIDIDQSKALFREHLDIIRLAWTEEEFSFKGKFNTIDRVRVVPKPLQKPTLPTFVSAFSPDTFDLAGEYGFNLFLPAQVLPLEQLKQAVGGYKAALAKYERDPAKFRLPVLLPVYIDSDGARARRDVEKAMMSYYDIIGVMMGEMMGRLQKKHAQFPDSYKGYLQLGELTKDLNYDFVCRELAIFGSPEEAIERITRLRDEVGLQDIILWTNVGAMPHDKVSNSMRLFADKVMPHFT; this is encoded by the coding sequence ATGAAATTCGGTCTGTTTTACGAGATGCAGGGCGCCGCCGATCGCAGCGACGCCGAGCTCTACCAGGAGCACCTGGACCAGTTCTGCCTGGCCGACGAACTGGGCTACGACTGCCTGTGGCTGGCCGAGCTGCACTTCCAGCGCGCCTATTCGATTCTGCCGGCGCCGCTGCTGCTGGCCGCCGCCGCCAGCCAGGTCACCAAACGCATTCGTCTGGGCATGGGCATTTCGGTGCTGCCGATCAACCAGCCGCTGCGCCTGGCCGAGGAACTGGCCACGCTGGACATCCTGTCGGGCGGCCGCGTCGACTGGGGCATCGGCCGCGGCCACCCGATGACCGGCATCTACGACCATTTCAACATCGACATCGACCAGAGCAAGGCACTGTTCCGGGAACACCTGGACATCATCCGCCTGGCCTGGACCGAGGAAGAATTCAGCTTCAAGGGCAAGTTCAACACCATCGACCGGGTGCGCGTGGTGCCCAAGCCGCTGCAGAAGCCGACCCTGCCGACTTTCGTGTCGGCCTTCAGCCCGGACACCTTTGATCTGGCCGGCGAGTACGGCTTCAACCTGTTCCTTCCAGCACAGGTGCTGCCGCTGGAACAGCTCAAGCAGGCCGTGGGCGGCTACAAGGCGGCCCTGGCCAAGTACGAGCGGGACCCGGCCAAGTTCCGCCTGCCGGTGCTGCTGCCGGTATACATCGACAGCGACGGTGCGCGCGCCCGGCGTGACGTGGAAAAAGCCATGATGAGTTACTACGACATCATCGGCGTGATGATGGGCGAGATGATGGGCCGCCTGCAGAAAAAGCACGCCCAGTTCCCGGACAGCTACAAGGGTTATCTGCAGCTCGGCGAGCTGACCAAGGACCTGAACTACGACTTCGTGTGCCGCGAGCTGGCCATCTTCGGCAGCCCCGAGGAAGCCATCGAGCGCATCACCCGTCTGCGCGACGAGGTCGGCCTGCAGGACATCATCCTGTGGACCAACGTCGGCGCCATGCCGCACGACAAGGTCAGCAACTCCATGCGCCTGTTTGCCGACAAGGTGATGCCGCACTTCACTTGA
- a CDS encoding iron-containing redox enzyme family protein produces MNQQDIVDRIAARCVESANTWPWLTGKLTVGMAQAWMIQHSIRNRQFSASYRPAWMSRCPDQAVVRKTIGQMLEELVYDENLKAPHTKILFEMARTLGLTDKQLHEAVPNAKTDIWHQVTENLCRNRHWIIGWLSTSLEEFVLTAIDRETNISADKWQKDLGLTDEQLFFFRYHEKADMEHAGKVVWAPIKRHVTTPELAADVLAGLDTALEASRIFYEGVMDLAAELDAQGVKLPSAA; encoded by the coding sequence ATGAACCAGCAGGACATCGTCGACCGCATTGCCGCCCGCTGCGTGGAATCGGCCAACACCTGGCCGTGGCTGACCGGCAAGCTGACGGTCGGCATGGCGCAGGCGTGGATGATCCAGCACTCCATCCGCAACCGCCAGTTCAGTGCCAGCTACCGCCCGGCCTGGATGAGCCGCTGCCCGGACCAGGCGGTGGTGCGCAAGACCATCGGCCAGATGCTCGAAGAACTGGTCTATGACGAGAACCTGAAGGCGCCGCACACCAAGATCCTGTTCGAGATGGCCCGCACGCTCGGCCTGACCGACAAGCAGCTGCACGAAGCCGTGCCCAACGCCAAGACCGACATCTGGCACCAGGTGACCGAGAACCTGTGCCGCAACCGGCACTGGATCATCGGCTGGCTGTCGACCTCGCTGGAAGAATTCGTGCTGACCGCCATCGACCGCGAGACCAACATCAGCGCCGACAAGTGGCAGAAGGACCTTGGCCTGACCGACGAACAGCTGTTCTTCTTCCGCTACCACGAGAAGGCCGACATGGAACACGCCGGCAAGGTCGTATGGGCGCCGATCAAGCGCCACGTGACCACGCCGGAGCTGGCCGCCGACGTGCTGGCCGGTCTGGATACGGCGCTGGAGGCCTCGCGCATCTTCTACGAGGGCGTGATGGACCTGGCCGCCGAGCTCGACGCGCAGGGCGTCAAGCTGCCGTCGGCCGCCTGA